A section of the Rattus norvegicus strain BN/NHsdMcwi chromosome 15, GRCr8, whole genome shotgun sequence genome encodes:
- the Mcpt4l1 gene encoding mast cell protease 4-like 1 precursor (The RefSeq protein has 1 substitution compared to this genomic sequence), with protein sequence MQALLFLMALLLPSGAGAEEIVGGVESIPHSRPYMAHLEIITERGLRDSCGGFLISRQFVLTAAHCNGREITVTLGAHNMSKRESTQQKIKVEKQIFFPNYNFSSKLHDIKLLKLEEKAELTPTVNVIPLPQSSDFIKPGTMCWAAGWGQTGVTEPKSDTLREIKLRKEKEACKDYRRYDYNFQVCVGSPEMLKLAYKKGDSGGPLVCAGVAHGIVSHDHGTGKPPIIFTRISSYVPWINTVIKGN encoded by the exons ATGCAGGCCCTGCTATTCCTGATGGCTCTTCTCTTGCCTTCTGGGGCTGGAGCTG AGGAGATTGTTGGTGGTGTGGAGTCTATTCCTCACTCCCGCCCTTACATGGCCCATCTGGAGATCATCACTGAGAGAGGTTTAAGGGACAGCTGTGGTGGGTTTCTCATAAGCCGTCAATTTGTGCTGACTGCTGCACACTGTAATGGATG AGAAATCACTGTCACCCTTGGAGCTCATAACATGAGCAAGAGAGAATCCACACAGCAGAagataaaagttgaaaaacaaatcttttttccAAATTACAATTTTTCTTCCAAGCTCCATGACATCAAGTTATTGAag CTTGAAGAGAAAGCAGAGTTGACTCCTACTGTGAATgtaattcccctgcctcagtccTCTGACTTTATCAAGCCTGGGACAATGTGCTGGGCAGCTGGATGGGGACAAACTGGAGTGACAGAACCTAAGTCAGATACACTGAGGGAGatcaaactgagaaaggaaaaggaggcctGTAAGGACTATAGGCGTTATGACTATAACTTCCAGGTCTGCGTGGGGAGTCCTGAAATGTTAAAATTAGCATACAAG AAGGGAGACTCTGGAGGACCTCTAGTGTGTGCTGGAGTGGCCCATGGTATTGTATCTCATGACCATGGAACAGGGAAGCCCCCTATAATCTTCACCCGAATCTCTTCATATGTGCCTTGGATTAATACAGTTATAAAAGGAAATTAG